The following are encoded in a window of Poecile atricapillus isolate bPoeAtr1 chromosome 21, bPoeAtr1.hap1, whole genome shotgun sequence genomic DNA:
- the TMEM120A gene encoding ion channel TACAN, translated as MAWGASLAECLREWEELQDGYQRIQDNHKLYKQKLEELTKLQDGISSSIARQKKRLKELSLSLKKCKPQATPEQESSIQETQSLIKERQNVFFEMEAYLPKKNGLYLSLVLGNVNVTLLSKQAKFAYKDEYEKFKLYLTIILLIVSFSCRFVLNSRVTDAVFNFLLVWYYCTLTIRESILINNGSKIKGWWVFHHYISTFLSGVMLTWPDGLMYQMFRNQFLSFSMYQSFVQFLQYYYQSGCLYRLRALGERHNMDLTVEGFQSWMWRGLTFLLPFLFFGQFWQLYNAITLFRMIQHPECKEWQVLMCGLPFFILFLGNFFTTLRVVHQKIQNKNQDTKEN; from the exons ATGGCCTGGGGCGCCTCGCTCGCCGAGTGCCTGCGCGAgtgggaggagctgcaggacgGCTACCAGCGCATCCAG GACAACCACAAGCTGTACAAGCAGAAACTCGAGGAGCTGACCAAGCTCCAGGATGGGATCTCCAGCTCCATAGCCCGGCAGAAGAAGCGGCTGAAGGAGCTGTCGCTCTCCCTCAAAAA ATGCAAACCCCAGGCGACTCCCGAGCAGGAATCGTCCATCCAAGAGACCCAGAGCCTGATTAAAGAGAGGCAGAACGTTTTCTTTGAGATGGAGGCCTACCTGCCAAAGAAGAACGG GTTGTACCTGAGTCTGGTGCTCGGCAATGTGAACGTGACGCTGCTCAGCAAACAGGCCAA GTTTGCATATAAAGATGAGTACGAGAAGTTCAAGCTCTACCTCACCATCATCCTACTCATTGTCTCCTTCTCCTGTCGGTTCGTCCTCAACTCCAG GGTGACAGACGCCGTCTTCAACTTCCTCCTGGTGTGGTACTACTGCACCCTGACCATCCGCGAGAGCATCCTCATCAACAACGGCTCCAA GATCAAAGGCTGGTGGGTTTTCCATCACTACATCTCCACCTTCCTCTCAGGTGTCATGCTGACGTG GCCAGATGGGCTCATGTACCAGATGTTCAGGAACCAGTTTCTCTCCTTCTCCATGTACCAGA GCTTTGTGCAGTTCCTGCAGTATTATTACCAGAGTGGCTGCCTGTACCGGCTGCGAGCGCTGGGAGAGAGGCACAACATGGATCTGACTGTGG AGGGCTTCCAGTCCTGGATGTGGAGAGGCCTCACgttcctgcttcccttcctcttctttgggcag TTCTGGCAGCTCTACAACGCCATCACCCTGTTCCGCATGATCCAGCACCCCGAGTGCAAGGAGTGGCAG GTCCTCATGTGCGGCCTCCCCTTCTTCATCCTCTTCCTGGGCAACTTCTTCACCACCCTCCGTGTCGTCCACCAGAAGATTCAGAACAAGAACCAGGACACAAAGGAGAATTGA